The following proteins come from a genomic window of Peptoniphilus equinus:
- a CDS encoding type IV pilus biogenesis protein PilM: protein MDNFIVYDGAIHRVGHESLTLPLGLIEQGVIVEPMELTYLLKKTWGDEVKQGRLFLDSPQFIDYTIERDEVEDKDVASYVYYELKRLVPVDLEDYVYSFDADREIRALLLRRDIFEEFTKVFSQAGIELIGFYSLAHAVLEPYINVSAGHVDHSDGRLRAHTTPECVQYLKTQNLTVSDASRILNGQFVAADEDILKDVKGRLQIFQEGKWSFLRPLLHETTYILMGDMTEVMSLPGRPLQSSDLQCRLNLKPVATKKRSLLPLWILTFLVINLGIFFFLSAQRRAMESEPIPTYASETPQKVSPQELFEGYVKYFEGKASDGILIEEYRYQSRSMHLRGWAISSEVLQTILDQDSKITLVSTELRNNQLRFELEIRLDNETR, encoded by the coding sequence ATGGATAATTTTATTGTATATGACGGAGCCATTCATCGAGTAGGTCACGAGTCGTTGACTTTACCTCTCGGACTGATCGAACAAGGCGTTATCGTCGAGCCTATGGAACTGACGTATCTTTTGAAAAAGACATGGGGTGACGAGGTGAAACAGGGACGTCTCTTTCTCGATAGTCCTCAATTTATCGACTATACTATCGAGCGAGATGAGGTGGAAGATAAAGATGTAGCGTCATATGTTTACTACGAGCTTAAACGCCTTGTCCCTGTAGATCTTGAGGACTATGTGTACAGCTTTGATGCAGACCGTGAGATTCGGGCTTTGCTTCTTCGTCGAGATATCTTTGAGGAGTTTACTAAAGTTTTTTCTCAGGCGGGGATTGAACTCATAGGGTTTTACAGCTTGGCTCATGCGGTCTTGGAACCGTATATCAATGTTTCAGCCGGTCATGTGGATCACAGCGACGGCCGTCTTCGCGCACACACCACACCGGAATGTGTGCAATATTTAAAAACTCAGAACTTGACTGTGTCGGATGCGTCACGGATTTTAAACGGGCAGTTTGTGGCCGCAGATGAGGATATTCTGAAGGACGTTAAAGGACGGCTCCAGATATTTCAGGAGGGAAAATGGTCTTTTTTAAGACCGCTTCTCCATGAGACGACGTACATCCTCATGGGTGATATGACCGAGGTGATGTCGTTGCCTGGGCGGCCGCTTCAAAGTTCGGATCTTCAATGCCGTCTTAATTTGAAGCCGGTGGCAACAAAGAAAAGATCGCTTCTACCGCTGTGGATCTTGACTTTTTTAGTTATCAATCTAGGTATCTTTTTCTTTTTGTCTGCTCAACGCCGCGCGATGGAATCGGAACCGATTCCTACTTATGCGAGTGAAACCCCTCAGAAAGTGTCGCCTCAAGAATTGTTTGAAGGTTATGTAAAATACTTTGAAGGAAAAGCTTCAGATGGTATACTTATAGAGGAGTATCGCTATCAAAGCAGGTCGATGCATTTGAGGGGATGGGCCATCTCTTCTGAGGTGCTACAAACTATTTTGGATCAGGATTCGAAAATTACCCTGGTGAGCACCGAGCTGCGGAATAATCAACTCCGTTTTGAATTGGAAATAAGGTTAGATAATGAAACTAGGTAA
- a CDS encoding competence type IV pilus major pilin ComGC, translating to MKKKKGFTLIELVIVIAILLVLVTIAIPRFTKSHLNAQAAAHNINVKELRNAGVMYQIEHPDHTGAIDATALGEYIEGDVPQPAKGLGDNFTVSVGTNGEVTVSPGEVEVSGDQLQAVQ from the coding sequence ATGAAAAAGAAAAAGGGATTTACGCTTATTGAGCTTGTTATTGTCATTGCCATTTTGTTGGTCTTAGTCACCATTGCCATTCCGCGTTTTACTAAATCTCACCTCAATGCACAAGCTGCCGCGCACAATATCAACGTGAAAGAACTGCGCAATGCCGGTGTGATGTATCAGATAGAGCATCCTGATCACACCGGTGCCATTGATGCCACAGCCTTAGGTGAGTACATTGAAGGGGACGTACCACAGCCGGCTAAAGGTCTTGGGGACAATTTTACCGTATCTGTCGGGACCAATGGCGAAGTCACCGTATCACCGGGGGAAGTTGAAGTGAGCGGAGATCAACTTCAAGCTGTACAGTGA
- a CDS encoding AIR synthase related protein → MKLGKLTDSELQSYIFTHIHHRRDEVLLSSGVGIDTGVLDLGEHLAVLSIDPITGSESELGSLAINVSANDVASEGAEPVGVLLSVLAPPTATLEALESIMIQADEQAARLHLEIIGGHTEVTDAVNRIVVTSMVIGKLRRDHLMDPKAIEPGDVVCVSKEIAIEGTMILKDLKPITLTAEEMQAAEGLASKLSVVKEAASAMACGVKFMHDITEGGVYGALIETAHSIDKALRIEKACIPIGSLQRRIAEAYEIDPYRLISSGSMVMIFSKDDFKRLRSEVAITAIGTVEEGSGVTLISDEGSLHLTETTTDELYRALQSPNLEEKHEN, encoded by the coding sequence ATGAAACTAGGTAAGCTTACAGACAGTGAACTTCAATCTTATATCTTTACACATATCCATCATCGCAGAGATGAGGTGCTCTTAAGCTCCGGTGTCGGCATTGATACCGGTGTGCTGGATTTGGGTGAACACTTGGCGGTGCTTTCCATTGATCCCATTACAGGATCTGAATCGGAGCTTGGAAGCCTCGCCATCAATGTCTCAGCCAATGACGTGGCCAGTGAAGGGGCAGAACCTGTCGGTGTATTGTTGAGCGTTTTAGCACCGCCGACTGCCACCTTGGAGGCATTGGAAAGTATTATGATCCAGGCAGATGAACAGGCAGCGCGTTTACATCTCGAAATTATCGGAGGCCATACGGAAGTTACCGATGCTGTCAATCGCATCGTTGTGACATCCATGGTTATTGGCAAGCTCAGACGCGATCACCTTATGGATCCCAAGGCCATTGAGCCGGGGGATGTGGTGTGTGTATCAAAAGAAATTGCTATTGAAGGCACGATGATACTTAAGGATTTAAAGCCGATCACTCTCACTGCCGAGGAGATGCAAGCGGCAGAAGGGCTCGCTTCAAAACTTTCTGTTGTGAAGGAAGCTGCGTCGGCGATGGCGTGTGGCGTCAAGTTTATGCACGACATTACAGAAGGCGGGGTCTACGGTGCTCTCATTGAAACCGCCCACAGTATTGACAAAGCGCTTCGCATTGAGAAAGCGTGCATTCCCATAGGCAGCCTTCAGCGGCGTATCGCCGAGGCCTATGAGATTGATCCATACCGCCTGATTTCAAGTGGGAGTATGGTGATGATTTTCAGTAAAGACGACTTTAAACGCCTGCGCTCTGAGGTGGCAATTACCGCTATTGGCACGGTGGAAGAGGGCAGTGGTGTGACGCTCATCAGTGATGAAGGGAGTCTCCATCTCACCGAGACGACCACTGACGAACTTTACCGGGCGCTACAGAGTCCAAATTTGGAGGAAAAACATGAAAATTAA
- a CDS encoding prepilin peptidase, giving the protein MKLLIFLLGAVLTSGVICFGEALADGALRHFLTGRSRCSHCQAELSPWELIPIVSFVLLKGRCRHCHSKIEPMYFGFECLGGLLFVLCYQRFGLSFASGLNAFRIVLLLAISFLDFRDMNVPSVLLYAFVITVLPNFALHKVPFMVVVGGVVYLFAAKGWMGSGDVWLASGGMVLVHSWRDVLRFVQVTYISAALYAVALLLVKKRERKDAMAFLPFIALGIVEVLLHG; this is encoded by the coding sequence GTGAAACTTTTAATTTTTCTTCTCGGGGCAGTGCTGACTTCCGGAGTGATCTGTTTTGGTGAGGCCTTGGCTGACGGTGCCTTGCGTCATTTTCTTACAGGTCGTTCCCGTTGCAGTCATTGTCAAGCCGAGTTAAGTCCTTGGGAGCTCATACCCATTGTCAGTTTCGTGTTACTGAAAGGACGATGCCGCCACTGTCATTCTAAGATCGAACCGATGTACTTTGGTTTTGAATGCTTGGGCGGCTTGCTTTTTGTGCTGTGCTATCAACGCTTCGGTTTGAGTTTTGCCTCGGGTTTAAATGCGTTTCGGATCGTATTGCTTTTGGCGATTAGCTTTTTGGATTTTCGGGATATGAACGTACCGTCTGTACTGCTTTACGCCTTTGTTATCACAGTGCTTCCGAATTTTGCCCTACACAAGGTACCTTTTATGGTTGTAGTAGGTGGGGTGGTGTATCTTTTTGCTGCGAAGGGCTGGATGGGCAGCGGCGATGTGTGGTTGGCGAGCGGGGGCATGGTACTTGTGCATTCCTGGCGGGACGTGCTGAGATTCGTCCAGGTCACCTATATTTCTGCAGCGCTTTATGCGGTGGCGTTATTGCTTGTAAAAAAGCGTGAGAGGAAGGACGCTATGGCTTTTCTCCCGTTTATTGCCCTTGGGATTGTTGAGGTACTTTTACATGGATAA
- a CDS encoding type II secretion system F family protein has product MIFNYSGFLEGKRVEGTLEASSLEDCEKMLLAQGYRIVAIDEQGGWDLSHVISRFRPGELAYIFYQLHILLAAGIPAVEALSMVSRTLRGKKAELFRKIDADLIAGCSLSAGFAATRAFEPIVATLLEVGEASENLSFVMAQLSTYYHDRESLTKQMASVLVYPVLLIFVTVFVINFVVLGVMPGFEELFTQAGVSLPWMTRVLLHISRFVSAYKWILLGVFIVVIAVGMFYVRSKAGRRTVERWLMHVKLYRDIKRSDVLTMLAFLVRSKVQLQDALYIVEEAVPQEQLKTDLRQARKALYGGTPLSESLRCSMYFDAMTIMLFEVAESSANFETILNALHDNTKRAIEMQTRIFLSVFEPVVIILLAIFVGFVIFAVAMPMFDIVNYVSWR; this is encoded by the coding sequence ATGATTTTTAACTATTCCGGCTTTTTAGAAGGTAAGCGAGTGGAAGGGACGCTGGAAGCGTCGTCGCTCGAAGACTGTGAAAAGATGCTCTTAGCTCAAGGATACCGCATTGTGGCTATTGATGAGCAAGGCGGTTGGGATCTGAGTCATGTCATAAGTCGCTTCAGACCGGGGGAGCTTGCCTATATTTTTTATCAGCTCCACATTTTACTTGCTGCCGGGATTCCTGCTGTAGAAGCTCTCAGTATGGTGAGTCGGACGCTAAGGGGAAAGAAGGCGGAGCTTTTTAGAAAGATTGATGCAGATCTGATTGCAGGGTGCAGTTTGTCCGCAGGGTTTGCGGCAACTCGTGCCTTTGAACCCATTGTGGCGACACTCCTTGAAGTCGGCGAAGCTTCGGAGAATCTATCCTTTGTCATGGCGCAGCTTTCGACGTACTACCATGATCGGGAATCGCTAACAAAACAAATGGCTTCCGTCCTGGTCTATCCGGTCCTTCTGATCTTTGTTACGGTGTTTGTCATCAATTTTGTAGTCTTAGGTGTGATGCCCGGTTTTGAAGAGCTCTTCACTCAAGCTGGAGTGAGTCTGCCATGGATGACACGAGTGCTTTTACATATTTCGCGTTTCGTGAGTGCGTACAAGTGGATACTTCTTGGCGTATTTATCGTTGTCATTGCCGTTGGAATGTTCTATGTCCGTTCAAAGGCAGGGCGGCGCACCGTGGAGCGGTGGCTTATGCACGTTAAACTCTATCGCGATATCAAGCGTTCCGATGTGTTAACTATGCTGGCATTTTTAGTGCGTTCTAAAGTACAGCTGCAGGATGCGCTCTATATTGTAGAGGAAGCTGTGCCCCAGGAACAGTTGAAAACTGATCTTCGTCAGGCTCGTAAGGCACTCTATGGCGGCACACCGCTGTCCGAATCCTTGCGGTGCTCAATGTATTTTGATGCCATGACCATTATGCTGTTTGAAGTAGCGGAGTCATCAGCTAATTTTGAAACGATTTTAAATGCCCTTCACGACAACACTAAGCGTGCCATTGAAATGCAGACCAGGATTTTCCTATCAGTCTTTGAGCCTGTTGTCATTATTTTGCTTGCTATTTTCGTTGGATTTGTCATTTTTGCTGTCGCCATGCCAATGTTTGACATCGTGAATTACGTCTCTTGGAGGTAA